The following coding sequences lie in one Glycine max cultivar Williams 82 chromosome 19, Glycine_max_v4.0, whole genome shotgun sequence genomic window:
- the LOC100814129 gene encoding zinc finger protein GIS gives MDNTTERETHDFMNVHSFSQLPFLRPAPPSKDKAIRLFGHEFIDAPTSNTFMISNNNVSPSQHNNTNKDVNNNNVENNGAESSRRFECHYCCRNFPTSQALGGHQNAHKRERQHAKRHLQSTLISDANAYSFMNYRFGSTAMSNYSYSSSYPTWNSSNSSSAMIGRFYGNSYSHQQLQPINGSPLGSWRIPTAATTAHAQSNPIFNRECSLHPLPLFSGEEMVNARMGFSGSQNRFGNYDPKSSVNDHLSLDLHL, from the coding sequence ATGGACAACACTACTGAGAGAGAGACCCACGACTTCATGAACGTCCATTCTTTCTCTCAGCTCCCCTTCCTCCGCCCCGCACCACCCTCCAAAGACAAAGCCATTCGCCTCTTCGGCCATGAATTTATCGACGCGCCCACCTCCAACACGTTTATGATCTCCAACAACAACGTTAGCCCTTCCCAACATAATAATACCAACAAAGacgtcaacaacaacaacgtagAAAACAACGGCGCCGAGAGCAGCCGCAGATTCGAGTGCCATTATTGTTGCAGAAACTTCCCCACTTCCCAAGCCTTAGGCGGCCACCAAAACGCGCACAAACGAGAGCGCCAGCACGCGAAACGACACCTTCAAAGTACCCTGATCTCCGATGCAAACGCGTATAGCTTCATGAACTACAGGTTCGGTTCAACGGCGATGTCTAATTACTCTTACTCTTCTTCTTATCCAACGTGGAATAGTTCCAACTCTTCAAGCGCTATGATTGGAAGGTTCTACGGAAACTCCTATTCTCATCAGCAACTTCAACCTATAAATGGAAGCCCTTTGGGTTCGTGGCGAATCCCCACCGCCGCCACAACTGCTCATGCGCAAAGTAACCCTATTTTCAACCGTGAATGCTCGTTGCATCCTTTGCCTTTGTTTTCAGGTGAGGAAATGGTGAACGCGAGGATGGGGTTCTCCGGTTCGCAGAACCGGTTTGGTAATTATGACCCCAAGTCCAGCGTAAACGACCATCTGAGTTTGGATCTTCATCTGTAA